From the genome of Kaistella daneshvariae, one region includes:
- the rpoB gene encoding DNA-directed RNA polymerase subunit beta, translating into MSKSKAVAKTQANERINFSEAKGKIVTPDFLDIQIQSFKDFFQLDTLPEQRLNESLYKTFQENFPITDSRNNFVLEFLDYLVDSPRYSIDECVERGLTYSVPLKARLKLYCTDPEHEDFQTVVQDVYLGPVPYMTPSGSFIINGAERVIVTQLHRSPGVFFGQTYHANGTKLYYSRIIPFKGSWMEFTTDINNVMFAYIDRKKKLPLTTLLRAIGYESDKDILQIFDLAEEVKVSKAALKKVEGRVLAARVLNTWFEDFVDEDTGEVVSIERNEIILDRETVLEKEHIDMIMDSGVKSILIHKENANEFSIIQNTLQKDPTNSEKEAVEYIYRQLRNADPPDEETARGIIEKLFFSEQRYSLGEVGRYRLNKKLNLNIPEKTEVLTKEDIIAIVRHLIELVNAKAEVDDIDHLSNRRIKTVGEQLSGQFSVGLSRIARTIRERMNVRDNEIFTPIDLVNAKTLTSVINSFFGTNQLSQFMDQTNPLSEITHKRRLSALGPGGLSRERAGFEVRDVHHTHYGRICPIETPEGPNIGLISSLGIYAKINSLGFIETPYRKVENGKVDLKTSPVYLNAEDEEDRVIAQANIEMNDDGTISTDRVIARLDGDYPVVEPQQVDLIDVAPNQISGISASLIPFLEHDDANRALMGSNMMRQAVPLLKPEAPIVGTGLEKQVATDSRVLINAEGSGVVEYVDANQITIRYDRTEDEDLVSFESGTKTYKLTKFRKTNQSTTITLRPNVRVGDKVEKGQVLCDGYATENGELAIGRNLTVAFMPWKGYNFEDAIVINEKVVREDWFTSIHVDEYSLEVRDTKLGMEELTADIPNVSEEATKDLDENGMIRIGADVKPGDIMIGKITPKGESDPTPEEKLLRAIFGDKAGDVKDASLKADSSLRGVVISKKLFSRNIKDKKKRSEEKLKLEEIENTYKAKFDELRNTLLEKLGTLVNGKTSQGVNNDLNEEIIGKGVKFTTKLLQSVEDYVNVSGADWTVDAERNALVKQLIHNYKIKYNDIQGIKNREKFAISIGDELPAGIIKLAKVYVAKKRKLNVGDKMAGRHGNKGIVSRIVREEDMPFLEDGTPVDIVLNPLGVPSRMNIGQIYETVLGWAGKKLGLKFATPIFDGASLEQITEYTDQAGLPKYGSTYLYDGGTGERFAQPATVGIIYMLKLGHMVDDKMHARSIGPYSLITQQPLGGKAQFGGQRFGEMEVWALEAFGASNILREILTVKSDDVIGRAKTYEAIAKGEAMPEPGIPESFNVLLHELQGLGLDVRLEE; encoded by the coding sequence ATGAGTAAATCTAAAGCAGTCGCTAAAACTCAGGCTAATGAAAGAATCAATTTCTCCGAAGCAAAAGGAAAAATTGTAACTCCTGACTTTTTGGACATTCAGATCCAATCCTTCAAAGATTTTTTCCAGTTGGACACCCTTCCGGAGCAGAGACTTAATGAGTCTTTGTACAAAACCTTTCAGGAAAATTTCCCAATTACCGATTCCCGAAACAACTTTGTTTTGGAGTTTTTGGATTACTTGGTGGATTCCCCAAGATACTCGATCGACGAGTGTGTAGAAAGAGGTTTAACGTATTCAGTTCCTCTTAAAGCCAGATTAAAATTGTACTGTACCGACCCTGAACATGAAGATTTCCAGACCGTAGTACAGGATGTTTATTTAGGGCCGGTGCCATATATGACGCCTTCCGGTTCATTTATCATCAATGGTGCAGAGCGTGTTATCGTTACCCAATTGCACCGTTCACCTGGTGTGTTCTTTGGCCAGACTTACCACGCTAACGGAACAAAACTGTATTATTCCCGTATTATCCCTTTCAAAGGATCTTGGATGGAATTTACAACCGACATCAACAATGTGATGTTCGCGTACATCGACCGTAAGAAAAAATTGCCTTTAACAACTTTGTTAAGAGCGATTGGTTACGAGTCTGATAAAGATATCCTTCAGATTTTCGACCTTGCGGAAGAAGTGAAAGTTTCTAAAGCAGCGTTGAAAAAAGTAGAAGGCAGAGTACTTGCTGCGAGAGTTTTGAACACCTGGTTTGAAGATTTCGTGGATGAAGACACTGGTGAAGTAGTTTCTATCGAAAGAAACGAGATCATCCTTGACCGTGAAACTGTTCTTGAAAAAGAACACATCGATATGATTATGGATTCTGGTGTGAAATCAATTTTGATTCACAAAGAAAATGCAAACGAGTTTTCTATCATCCAGAATACGTTACAAAAAGACCCGACCAACTCCGAAAAAGAAGCGGTAGAATATATTTACCGTCAGTTGCGTAATGCAGATCCGCCAGATGAGGAAACTGCACGTGGAATTATTGAAAAATTATTCTTCTCGGAGCAGCGTTACTCTTTAGGTGAAGTTGGACGTTACAGATTAAATAAAAAATTAAACCTGAATATCCCGGAAAAAACAGAAGTTTTGACCAAAGAGGATATCATCGCGATTGTAAGACACCTTATCGAATTGGTGAATGCAAAAGCCGAGGTGGATGATATTGACCACTTGTCTAACCGACGTATTAAAACCGTTGGCGAGCAATTATCAGGTCAGTTCAGCGTAGGACTTTCAAGAATCGCAAGAACCATCAGAGAAAGAATGAACGTTAGAGATAACGAAATCTTTACTCCGATTGACTTGGTAAATGCGAAAACTTTAACTTCTGTGATCAACTCCTTCTTCGGAACCAACCAGTTGTCACAGTTCATGGATCAAACCAACCCGCTATCAGAAATCACGCACAAGCGTAGACTTTCTGCCTTAGGACCTGGTGGACTTTCCCGAGAAAGAGCAGGTTTCGAGGTACGTGACGTTCACCATACGCACTACGGAAGAATTTGTCCGATTGAAACTCCGGAGGGACCAAACATCGGTTTGATTTCATCTTTGGGTATTTATGCGAAAATCAACAGTCTTGGTTTCATTGAAACTCCATACAGAAAAGTAGAAAACGGAAAGGTTGACTTGAAAACTTCACCGGTTTACTTAAATGCGGAAGATGAAGAAGACCGCGTAATTGCGCAGGCGAATATCGAGATGAATGATGACGGAACCATCAGTACCGACCGTGTAATTGCACGTTTGGATGGTGATTATCCGGTAGTTGAACCTCAGCAGGTTGACTTAATTGACGTTGCACCGAACCAGATTTCCGGTATTTCTGCGTCATTAATTCCATTCCTGGAGCATGATGATGCGAACCGTGCGTTGATGGGATCGAATATGATGCGTCAGGCAGTTCCATTATTGAAACCTGAAGCTCCAATTGTAGGGACAGGTTTGGAAAAACAGGTGGCTACAGATTCACGTGTTTTAATTAATGCTGAAGGAAGCGGTGTGGTAGAATATGTGGATGCAAACCAAATTACCATCCGTTATGACAGAACTGAAGATGAGGATTTAGTTTCTTTTGAATCAGGAACCAAAACGTATAAACTAACCAAATTCCGTAAAACCAACCAAAGTACGACCATCACTTTGAGACCGAACGTAAGAGTAGGTGACAAAGTAGAAAAAGGTCAGGTTCTTTGTGACGGTTATGCGACTGAAAATGGAGAATTGGCAATCGGTAGAAACCTTACTGTAGCATTTATGCCATGGAAAGGGTACAACTTCGAGGATGCGATCGTAATTAATGAAAAAGTAGTTCGTGAAGACTGGTTTACTTCAATTCACGTTGATGAATATTCATTGGAAGTTCGTGATACCAAATTAGGTATGGAAGAATTGACGGCGGACATCCCGAACGTTTCTGAAGAAGCTACAAAAGATCTTGACGAAAACGGTATGATTAGAATCGGTGCTGATGTGAAGCCTGGTGATATCATGATTGGAAAAATTACTCCGAAAGGAGAATCTGATCCAACGCCGGAAGAAAAATTACTACGCGCGATTTTTGGTGACAAAGCCGGAGATGTAAAAGATGCTTCATTGAAAGCAGATTCTTCATTAAGAGGAGTTGTAATCAGCAAAAAACTGTTCTCCAGAAACATCAAAGACAAAAAGAAAAGATCCGAAGAGAAATTAAAACTTGAGGAAATCGAAAATACCTACAAAGCAAAATTCGATGAGTTAAGAAATACACTTCTTGAAAAATTAGGAACTTTAGTGAACGGTAAAACTTCCCAAGGCGTAAATAACGACCTTAACGAAGAGATTATTGGTAAAGGCGTGAAGTTTACTACAAAACTTTTACAATCCGTAGAAGATTATGTAAACGTAAGCGGCGCGGACTGGACTGTAGATGCAGAGCGTAATGCACTGGTTAAGCAGTTAATCCACAACTATAAAATTAAATATAACGACATTCAGGGTATCAAGAACCGTGAGAAATTTGCCATCTCAATTGGTGATGAACTTCCAGCCGGTATCATTAAACTTGCGAAAGTATATGTTGCTAAAAAACGTAAACTGAACGTAGGTGATAAAATGGCGGGTCGTCACGGTAACAAAGGTATTGTTTCCAGAATCGTACGTGAAGAAGATATGCCGTTCCTGGAAGACGGAACTCCGGTAGATATCGTATTGAATCCACTTGGTGTACCATCACGTATGAACATCGGACAGATTTACGAGACCGTTTTAGGCTGGGCAGGTAAAAAATTAGGTTTGAAATTCGCAACGCCGATCTTCGACGGAGCTAGTTTAGAACAGATTACCGAATATACCGACCAGGCAGGTTTACCAAAATATGGCAGCACTTACCTTTATGACGGTGGAACAGGTGAAAGATTCGCGCAGCCGGCAACGGTTGGAATCATTTACATGTTGAAACTTGGTCACATGGTAGATGACAAAATGCACGCACGTTCTATCGGACCTTATTCACTAATCACGCAACAGCCGTTAGGTGGTAAAGCGCAGTTTGGTGGACAAAGATTCGGTGAGATGGAGGTTTGGGCATTGGAAGCCTTCGGTGCTTCGAATATCCTTCGTGAAATCTTAACCGTGAAGTCGGATGACGTGATTGGTAGAGCTAAAACTTACGAAGCAATTGCAAAAGGTGAAGCAATGCCTGAACCAGGTATTCCGGAATCCTTCAATGTATTGTTACATGAGTTACAGGGTCTGGGTCTTGATGTAAGACTTGAGGAATAA
- a CDS encoding putative DNA modification/repair radical SAM protein — protein MNFPRLQEKLEILADAAKYDVSCSSSGGNRKNTKGGLGDSHATGICHSYTEDGRCVSLLKILLTNHCIYDCAYCVSRKSNDIKRAAFTVEEVVDLTINFYRRNYIEGLFLSSGIFKDADTTMERLVRVAKKLRMEHKFNGYIHLKSIPGASDELMKEAGLYADRLSINLEIPTTKGLKLLAPEKSHDQMIKPMGFIKNELILYKEEKKLFKNVPKFAPAGQSTQMIVGATDETDLKIIKVADHFYQNFKLKRVYYSGYVPMLEDKRLPSIDSQVPMLRENRLYQADWLMRFYGFKADEILEKSNPFLDLEVDPKLAWALRNREQFPVNINTATKEMILRVPGIGRKSVFKILSARTFQKLNLSHLQKMGVATNRAKYFIEFESQNIFNKYIDDFNFRKIILQSMKSKFQNPFSEQLTLF, from the coding sequence ATGAATTTTCCCCGCCTGCAAGAAAAGCTGGAAATACTGGCCGATGCCGCGAAATATGATGTTTCCTGCTCTTCCAGCGGAGGCAACCGCAAAAATACCAAAGGCGGTTTGGGCGACAGCCACGCCACGGGAATTTGCCATTCCTACACCGAAGACGGCCGCTGCGTTTCCCTGCTGAAAATTTTGCTCACCAATCACTGTATTTACGATTGCGCCTACTGCGTTTCGCGGAAGTCAAATGATATTAAAAGAGCCGCGTTCACCGTGGAAGAAGTGGTAGATTTAACCATTAATTTCTACCGGCGTAATTATATCGAAGGCTTGTTTTTAAGCTCCGGAATTTTCAAAGATGCCGACACCACAATGGAAAGATTGGTGCGCGTGGCTAAAAAACTGCGTATGGAACACAAGTTCAACGGTTATATTCACCTGAAGTCCATTCCCGGCGCGAGCGACGAACTTATGAAAGAAGCCGGTTTGTACGCCGACCGACTTTCCATTAACCTGGAAATTCCGACGACCAAAGGCTTGAAACTTTTAGCACCGGAAAAATCGCATGACCAAATGATCAAACCGATGGGTTTCATTAAAAACGAACTCATCCTCTATAAAGAAGAGAAAAAACTCTTTAAAAATGTTCCGAAATTTGCGCCTGCGGGACAATCCACGCAAATGATTGTAGGCGCAACCGACGAAACGGATTTGAAAATCATTAAAGTCGCGGATCATTTTTACCAGAATTTCAAGCTGAAACGCGTCTATTATTCCGGCTATGTGCCAATGTTGGAAGACAAAAGACTGCCTTCCATCGATTCGCAGGTGCCAATGTTGCGTGAAAACCGTTTGTATCAGGCAGATTGGCTGATGCGTTTTTATGGCTTTAAAGCCGATGAAATTTTAGAAAAAAGCAATCCTTTCCTTGATTTGGAAGTGGATCCAAAACTCGCGTGGGCGCTTCGAAACCGCGAACAATTTCCGGTGAACATCAATACCGCGACGAAGGAAATGATTTTGCGCGTGCCTGGAATCGGCAGAAAATCGGTATTTAAAATTTTAAGCGCGCGAACTTTCCAAAAATTGAATTTGAGCCATTTGCAGAAAATGGGCGTTGCGACAAACCGCGCGAAATATTTTATTGAATTTGAATCGCAGAATATTTTCAATAAATACATCGATGATTTCAACTTCCGGAAAATCATTCTTCAGAGCATGAAATCGAAATTCCAAAATCCGTTTTCGGAACAACTGACGCTTTTTTAG
- a CDS encoding TIGR03915 family putative DNA repair protein: MTTLLYDGSFEGLFTAVFEVYEYKFEPAEIISKKNHQTESIFSETHEVITNEKKAKRVLQKLEANLGKKGVSQLLRVYLSEKENAERLILSAVALSLEFPKENILNNFAHPDMMEIAKITKSISREAHRMHAFVRFEKLQDEVYFAKIEPDFNVLPLIISHFKNRYQDQKWMIYDLRRHYGVFYDLRETQFFEPNSGENFQLKETENLLHEEELNYQKLWQRYFFKTNIPERKNLKLHIQSLPKRYWKYLTEKN; encoded by the coding sequence ATGACGACGCTTTTGTACGACGGAAGTTTCGAAGGCCTTTTCACGGCAGTTTTTGAAGTTTACGAATATAAGTTCGAACCTGCGGAAATTATTTCTAAAAAAAATCATCAAACCGAATCGATTTTTTCGGAAACGCATGAAGTCATCACCAATGAAAAAAAAGCAAAACGCGTTCTGCAAAAATTAGAGGCAAATCTGGGCAAAAAAGGCGTTTCACAACTGCTGCGCGTTTATCTTTCGGAAAAAGAAAATGCGGAGCGCCTGATTCTTTCCGCGGTTGCGCTTTCGCTGGAATTTCCGAAGGAAAATATTCTGAACAATTTTGCGCATCCGGATATGATGGAAATCGCCAAAATTACAAAATCCATAAGCCGTGAAGCGCACAGAATGCACGCTTTTGTACGGTTTGAAAAATTGCAGGACGAAGTGTATTTCGCGAAGATTGAACCGGATTTCAATGTTTTACCATTAATCATCAGCCATTTTAAAAACCGTTACCAGGACCAGAAATGGATGATTTATGATTTGCGCCGGCATTACGGCGTTTTTTATGACCTGAGGGAAACCCAATTTTTTGAGCCAAACAGCGGCGAAAATTTTCAGTTGAAGGAAACCGAAAATCTTTTGCACGAGGAAGAACTTAATTATCAAAAACTCTGGCAGCGCTATTTCTTTAAAACCAATATTCCGGAGCGAAAAAATTTAAAACTTCACATCCAATCTTTACCGAAGCGTTACTGGAAATATCTTACCGAAAAGAACTAA
- the rplL gene encoding 50S ribosomal protein L7/L12 yields MSDLKNLAETLVNLTVKDVNELAAILKEEYGIEPAAVAVAAGGGAGAAEAAEEKTEFDVILKAAGASKLAVVKLVKDLTGAGLKEAKDMVDSAPTAIKEGISKDEAEALKKQLEEAGAEVELK; encoded by the coding sequence ATGTCAGATTTAAAAAACTTAGCGGAAACGCTTGTAAACTTAACCGTAAAAGACGTAAACGAATTAGCTGCTATTCTTAAAGAAGAGTACGGCATTGAGCCTGCTGCTGTAGCTGTTGCTGCTGGTGGAGGTGCTGGTGCTGCTGAAGCTGCTGAAGAAAAAACAGAATTCGATGTAATCTTGAAAGCTGCAGGTGCTTCTAAATTAGCAGTTGTAAAACTAGTTAAAGATTTAACTGGTGCAGGTCTTAAAGAAGCTAAAGATATGGTAGATTCAGCTCCGACTGCTATCAAAGAAGGTATCTCTAAAGACGAAGCTGAAGCTTTGAAAAAACAATTAGAAGAAGCTGGTGCTGAAGTAGAATTGAAATAA
- the rplJ gene encoding 50S ribosomal protein L10 gives MTKEDKVLVIQELKDALQDAKVVYVASLEGMNAAATSEFRRQAFKQNITVKVVKNTLLQKALEQIEGVDYSEMFPTFVGNSALMISETANAPAKLIQGFRKKAEIPALKSAYLQETFYVGDENLDTLVSIKSREEMIGEIITLLQSPLRNVLSALQNKDEATGAAEEAAPAEETPAEEAAPEASADATDAPSAE, from the coding sequence ATGACAAAAGAAGATAAAGTATTAGTAATACAAGAATTGAAAGACGCTCTACAGGACGCAAAAGTAGTTTATGTAGCAAGTCTTGAAGGAATGAATGCTGCTGCAACTTCAGAATTTAGAAGACAGGCGTTCAAGCAGAATATTACGGTAAAAGTGGTAAAAAACACTTTGTTGCAGAAAGCTTTGGAGCAAATTGAAGGAGTAGATTACTCTGAAATGTTCCCGACTTTCGTAGGTAACTCCGCTTTGATGATTTCTGAAACAGCAAACGCTCCGGCGAAGTTGATCCAGGGATTCCGTAAAAAAGCTGAAATTCCTGCTTTAAAGTCTGCTTATTTACAGGAAACTTTCTACGTAGGCGACGAGAACTTAGATACTTTAGTAAGCATCAAGTCAAGAGAAGAAATGATTGGTGAAATCATCACATTGCTTCAATCTCCACTTAGAAATGTACTTTCTGCGCTTCAAAATAAAGACGAAGCTACAGGTGCTGCTGAAGAAGCTGCTCCGGCAGAAGAAACTCCGGCTGAAGAAGCTGCTCCAGAAGCAAGCGCTGACGCTACAGATGCACCAAGTGCAGAGTAA
- the rplA gene encoding 50S ribosomal protein L1 has protein sequence MAKLTKKQKEALSKIEKNKIYSLDEASALVKEVNFAKFDASVDLAVRLGVDPRKANQMVRGVVSLPHGTGKDVKVLALVTPDKEAEATAAGADYVGLDEYLQKIKEGWTDVDVIVTMPAVMGKLGPLGRILGPRGLMPNPKSGTVTMEIGKAVSEVKSGKIDFKVDKYGIIHAGIGKVSFEPAQIKENAAELIQTLMKLKPTAAKGVYVKSIYLSSTMSPGIAIDTKSVN, from the coding sequence ATGGCAAAATTAACTAAAAAGCAAAAGGAAGCTTTAAGCAAAATAGAAAAAAACAAAATTTACAGTCTTGACGAAGCTTCTGCTTTGGTAAAAGAAGTAAACTTTGCAAAATTTGATGCATCTGTTGACCTGGCTGTTAGATTGGGTGTTGATCCAAGAAAAGCAAACCAAATGGTAAGAGGCGTAGTTTCTCTTCCACACGGTACCGGTAAAGATGTAAAAGTTCTTGCCCTTGTAACTCCAGACAAAGAAGCTGAAGCTACAGCTGCAGGTGCGGATTATGTAGGTCTTGACGAATATTTACAGAAAATAAAAGAAGGTTGGACAGATGTTGACGTGATCGTTACGATGCCTGCTGTTATGGGAAAATTAGGCCCATTAGGTAGAATCTTAGGACCACGTGGTTTGATGCCAAATCCAAAATCAGGAACTGTAACCATGGAAATTGGTAAAGCTGTTTCTGAAGTAAAATCAGGTAAAATTGATTTTAAAGTGGATAAATACGGGATCATCCATGCAGGAATTGGTAAAGTATCTTTCGAGCCGGCTCAAATAAAAGAAAATGCTGCTGAACTTATTCAGACATTGATGAAATTGAAGCCGACTGCCGCTAAAGGTGTTTATGTGAAAAGCATTTACTTGTCTTCTACCATGAGTCCGGGTATTGCAATTGATACTAAATCTGTAAACTAA
- the rplK gene encoding 50S ribosomal protein L11 translates to MAKKVFKMVKLQVKGGAANPSPPVGPALGSAGVNIMEFCKQFNGRTQDKPGQVLPVVITVFEDKSFEFVIKTPPAAIQLLEASKQKKGSGEPNRAKVGSVSWDQVKKIAEDKMTDLNCFTLDSAMTMIAGTARSMGLRVTGTKPTNA, encoded by the coding sequence ATGGCTAAAAAAGTCTTTAAAATGGTGAAGCTCCAGGTAAAAGGTGGAGCGGCAAACCCATCACCACCAGTAGGTCCTGCTTTAGGTTCTGCAGGGGTCAACATTATGGAGTTTTGTAAGCAATTTAACGGAAGAACTCAAGATAAGCCTGGGCAGGTTTTACCTGTAGTTATTACAGTTTTCGAAGATAAATCTTTCGAATTCGTAATTAAAACTCCACCAGCCGCTATTCAGCTTTTAGAAGCTTCTAAGCAAAAGAAAGGTTCTGGTGAACCTAACCGCGCCAAAGTAGGAAGCGTTTCTTGGGATCAGGTTAAAAAAATTGCTGAAGATAAGATGACAGATCTTAACTGCTTCACACTGGATTCTGCAATGACAATGATTGCGGGTACTGCACGTTCTATGGGATTGAGAGTAACAGGAACTAAACCAACTAACGCTTAA
- the nusG gene encoding transcription termination/antitermination protein NusG: MSDLKWYVLKSVSGQENKVKTYIENEMKHHGLEDFVTQVVIPMEKVIQIRNGKKVPKERPYYPGYLMIEANLVGEVPHIIKNIPGVISFLSSTKGGDPVPMRKSEVNRMLGRMDELSEFAMETAIPFVVGENVKVIDGPFNGFNGTVEKLFEEKKKIEVSVMIFGRKTPMELSFMQVEKV; encoded by the coding sequence ATGAGTGACTTGAAGTGGTACGTGCTGAAATCCGTCAGCGGACAGGAAAATAAGGTGAAAACCTATATTGAAAATGAAATGAAACACCACGGGTTAGAAGATTTCGTAACCCAGGTAGTCATTCCTATGGAAAAAGTTATCCAGATTAGAAATGGCAAAAAAGTTCCTAAAGAAAGACCATACTATCCTGGTTATCTGATGATTGAAGCCAACCTTGTAGGTGAAGTTCCGCATATTATTAAAAATATTCCCGGTGTAATTTCATTTTTAAGTTCCACCAAAGGCGGCGATCCGGTTCCGATGAGAAAATCTGAAGTAAACCGAATGTTAGGCAGAATGGATGAACTTTCGGAATTTGCCATGGAAACAGCAATCCCGTTTGTGGTTGGTGAAAACGTAAAGGTTATCGATGGCCCTTTCAACGGATTCAACGGTACGGTAGAAAAACTGTTCGAAGAGAAGAAAAAAATCGAAGTTTCCGTGATGATTTTCGGCCGAAAAACACCAATGGAACTCAGCTTTATGCAGGTAGAAAAAGTGTAA
- the secE gene encoding preprotein translocase subunit SecE, whose translation MSLVDFIKGSYTEFKDKVEWPKWPELQSSTIVVTVATVILALFTFGVDSLFSKSIANIISLFINLFN comes from the coding sequence ATGAGTTTAGTAGATTTTATTAAAGGTTCTTATACCGAATTTAAAGACAAAGTTGAATGGCCCAAGTGGCCGGAGTTGCAGTCGTCCACGATTGTAGTAACTGTTGCTACCGTTATTTTGGCGTTATTTACTTTTGGTGTAGATTCATTGTTCAGTAAATCTATTGCGAATATCATCTCGCTCTTTATCAATCTGTTCAATTAA
- the tuf gene encoding elongation factor Tu, translated as MAKETFNRNKPHLNIGTIGHVDHGKTTLTAAISKVLSDKGFGTARDFSSIDSAPEEKERGITINTSHIEYETANRHYAHVDCPGHADYVKNMVTGAAQMDGAILVVAATDGPMPQTREHILLCRQVNVPNVLVFMNKVDMVDDAELLELVEMEVRDLLSSYDYDGDNTPVIQGSALGGLNGEPKWVEKIEELMDAVDTWIELPTRDVDKTFLMPIEDVFSITGRGTVATGRIEAGVINTGDPVDIVGMGDEKLTSTITGVEMFRKILDRGEAGDNVGLLLRGIEKTDIKRGMVIAKKDSVKPHKKFKAEVYILSKEEGGRHTPFHNKYRPQFYVRTTDVTGEIFLPEGVEMVMPGDNISITVELLQPIALNVGLRFAIREGGRTVGAGQVTEILD; from the coding sequence ATGGCAAAGGAAACGTTTAATCGTAACAAACCACACTTGAACATTGGTACCATCGGTCACGTAGACCATGGTAAAACTACACTTACTGCTGCAATCAGCAAGGTGTTATCTGACAAAGGATTCGGAACTGCGAGAGATTTCTCTTCTATTGATTCTGCTCCAGAAGAAAAAGAAAGAGGTATTACCATCAATACTTCACACATTGAATATGAAACTGCGAACAGACACTACGCTCACGTAGATTGCCCTGGTCACGCGGATTATGTAAAAAACATGGTAACTGGTGCTGCTCAGATGGACGGTGCTATCTTGGTAGTAGCTGCTACTGACGGACCAATGCCACAAACTAGAGAGCACATCTTGCTTTGTCGTCAGGTAAACGTACCTAACGTACTAGTATTCATGAACAAAGTTGACATGGTTGACGATGCTGAGTTGTTAGAACTAGTAGAAATGGAAGTTAGAGACCTTCTTTCTTCTTACGACTACGATGGTGACAACACTCCGGTTATCCAAGGTTCTGCTTTAGGTGGACTTAACGGTGAGCCAAAATGGGTTGAAAAAATCGAAGAATTGATGGATGCTGTTGATACTTGGATTGAACTTCCTACAAGAGATGTTGACAAAACTTTCTTGATGCCAATCGAAGACGTATTCTCTATTACTGGTCGTGGTACTGTTGCTACCGGTAGAATCGAGGCTGGTGTAATCAACACAGGTGATCCTGTAGACATCGTAGGTATGGGTGATGAAAAATTAACTTCTACCATTACAGGAGTTGAAATGTTCAGAAAAATCCTAGACAGAGGTGAAGCTGGTGATAACGTAGGTCTATTGTTGAGAGGTATTGAAAAAACCGACATCAAGAGAGGTATGGTAATCGCTAAAAAAGATTCTGTAAAACCACACAAAAAATTCAAAGCTGAGGTTTATATCTTGTCTAAAGAAGAAGGTGGTCGTCACACTCCATTCCACAACAAATACCGTCCACAGTTCTACGTAAGAACTACTGACGTTACAGGTGAAATCTTCTTACCAGAAGGTGTAGAAATGGTAATGCCAGGTGATAACATCTCTATTACTGTAGAATTGTTGCAACCAATCGCTCTTAACGTAGGTCTTAGATTTGCGATCAGAGAAGGTGGTAGAACAGTTGGTGCAGGTCAGGTAACTGAAATCTTAGATTAA
- a CDS encoding HPF/RaiA family ribosome-associated protein, translating into MKINVQSIGLTPHAPLEEYLDKKLNKLETFYDKIHGCQVFLKVENTGEKANKTAEIKLEVPGDDIVVKKTTTTFEESIDLCAEAAKKLLIKKKELA; encoded by the coding sequence ATGAAAATTAACGTTCAGTCAATCGGTTTGACTCCACATGCACCATTAGAAGAATATTTAGACAAGAAACTCAACAAGTTAGAAACTTTTTACGACAAAATCCATGGTTGCCAGGTTTTTTTAAAAGTGGAAAATACGGGCGAAAAAGCGAATAAAACGGCAGAGATCAAACTGGAAGTTCCGGGCGATGATATCGTGGTAAAGAAGACTACAACTACTTTTGAAGAAAGTATTGACCTTTGCGCTGAAGCTGCTAAAAAGCTGCTAATCAAGAAAAAAGAATTGGCTTAA